The Cryptococcus neoformans var. neoformans B-3501A chromosome 4, whole genome shotgun sequence genome has a window encoding:
- a CDS encoding hypothetical protein (HMMPfam hit to Metallophos, Calcineurin-like phosphoesterase, score: 41.1, E(): 3.1e-09): MRFPLLLPFAALELPVPTAPLEWKQANFLSISDSHGWLLGHQHSTWPEPNYSGNYGSFASFVIHMRKIADEKGVDLLLIDAGDHHDGSGLVSSSPDSASLAEDIFSMISYDVITIGNHELYHYADALDIYENHERWGGRYVTSNVNITVKREGEWQSVPIGQTHLKFTTKQGYNVTAFGVIFDFKAHDKGITVQKPSKLVHEPWFQEAIRDAPDYFILAGHMPVRGETAEFAPVFDAIRDIHPQVPIFLFGGHTHVRDCVQYDERSIGVVPGKYLETVAFTSSSLPSSSGDDRPLDVARSYQWHTNQTSYTFDTEQGLHISLTLQHLASSLNITDPLGVSPHDYYLARHPWGHPRSVLTLFSDKVLPKTVVDHERGKGEQGKERIIIGNAGSLRFDLFQGVFDRNDELTVSPFTSSFLYTRLPASLARNITDQMNRAGASKLMSKSPVTPYEEEQRVKRIHDRWLYEQWQAYELENAYEGDTQKVMVDKGKDKPRTLGHVTKDKCPGTGDDIAHIPVPFYSDQPDFISSPFPSVAEDEEIDVVCMDFALDDFLTAVNTLDPTLNLNESEMKPYAKGLRINSVFGKYAQRYWGAGTQE, encoded by the exons ATGAGgttccccctcctcctccctttcGCCGCTCTCGAGCTCCCGGTCCCCACCGCCCCCCTCGAGTGGAAGCAAGCGAACTTCCTCAGCATCTCAGACAGCCACG GCTGGCTCCTCGGACACCAACAT TCAACATGGCCTGAACCG AATTACTCGGGAAATTATGGGTCGTTCGCATCATTCGTGATCCACATGCGCAAAATAGCAGATGAGAAGGGCGTTGACTTACTCCTGAT CGACGCAGGGGATCATCATGACGGCTCAGGCCTGgtctcatcctcaccggACTCGGCATCCTTGGCGGAGGACATATTCTCGATGATTTCATACGATGTCATTACCATCGGAAATCATGAGCTATACCATTATGCGGACGCCCTCGATATCTATGAGAACCACGAGCGATG GGGTGGAAGGTACGTTACTTCCAATGTAAATATTACGGTCAAGCGGGAAGGGGAATGGCAATCTGTCCCTATTGGACAGACGCACCTAAAATTCACGACGAAACA GGGCTATAATGTCACTGCCTTTGGTGTAATATTTGATT TCAAGGCGCATGACAA GGGTATAACGGTCCAGAAACCTAGTAAGCTTGTGCATGAACCTTGGTTCCAGGAAGCCATTCGCGATGCTCCGGACTATTT TATCCTCGCTGGTCATATGCCGGTACGAGGAGAAACCGCGGAGTTTGCACCTGTGTTTGATGCTATCCGCGATATCCATCCACAAGTCCCTATTTTCTTATTTG GAGGGCATACACATGTTCGGGATTGTGTCCAATATGACGAACGCTCTATCGG AGTTGTCCCGGGGAAGTATCTTGAAACAGTGGCTTTCACATC GTCATCattaccttcttcttcgggcGATGATAGGCCTCTAGACGTGGCTAGGAG CTATCAATGGCATACAAATCAAACATCTTATACTTTTGATACG GAACAAGGGCTGCATATCTCTCTCACGCTTCAGCATCTAGCCTCCTCTTTGAACATCACTGATCCTCTTGGTGTTTCTCCTCACGACTATTATCTCGCTCGTCATCCTTGGGGTCATCCACGCTCTGTACTGACCCTTTTCTCAGACAAAGTTTTACCCAAAACAGTTGTCGACCATGAacgagggaaaggggagcAAGGCAAGGAGAGGATCATCATCGGCAATGCCGGGAGTTTGAGGTTTGATTTG TTCCAGGGGGTTTTCGATAGAAACGACGAACTTACTGTTTCCCCTTT CACGTCTTCATTTTTATATACTCGTCTACCGGCTTCACTAGCTCGAAACATCACGGATCAGATGAACCGCGCTGGTGCATCAAAATTGATGTCAAAGTCACCTGTGACACCTTacgaggaggagcagcGTGTGAAAAGGATTCACGACAGGTGGTTGTATGAACAGTGGCAAGCTTATGAGCTCGAAAACGCATACGAAGGCGACACTCAAAAGGTGATGGTCGACAAAGGGAAAGACAAGCCTAGAACTTTGGGACATGTCACCAAGGACAAATGTCCTGGTACTGGCGATGATATCGCGCACATCCCTG TTCCATTTTATAGTGACCAGCCGGATTTTATATCTtcccccttcccttcagttgcggaagacgaagaaatTGATGTTGTTTGCATGGACTTTGCATTGGATGATTTCC TCACTGCCGTCAACACCCTTGACCCAACACTTAATTTAAATGAGAGTGAGATGAAGCCGTATGCTAAAGGGCTACGTATCAATTCTGTCTTCGGGAAATACGCCCAGAGATACTGGGGAGCTGGAACTCAAGAGTGA
- a CDS encoding hypothetical protein (Match to EST gb|CF192381.1|CF192381) — translation MSLQDRFASQDPLSLLSGATTLSLITAASQASLAYNLPVVLFGVLSYEMKNSNAPFRQFLILIPLTFILDLYAILFRSLSILPWIVTLLLALLKAPLFFSCLAQLRERGGELSLEGWTGIGGFNRLGGQNSWGMPASMPGDFGDNQPSAAPAQQTFPSSGGFRLGGDEEQGQGHPTGAPGRNGYQTIG, via the exons ATGTCCCTCCAAGACCGCTTCGCATCTCAGGATCCCCTCTCGCTCCTTTCAGGTGCAACCACTCTGTCCCTCATCACTGCTGCGTCTCAAGCTTCCTTGGCATACAACCTCCCGGTCGTC CTTTTTGGGGTATTAAGCTatgagatgaagaatagCAATGCTCCCTTCAGACAG TTTCTAATCCTCATACCCCTCACTTTTATCCTTGATCTTTACGCCATACTGTTCCGTAGTCTGTCTATCCTCCCATGGATTGTTACTCTCTTGCTGGCACTGTTGAAGGCGCCCTTGTTTTTCAGCTGTTTGGCTCAGTTGAGAGAGCGCGGTGGAGAGCTCAGCCTTGAAGGATGGACAGGAATCGGTGGATTTAACCGTCTGGGAGGACAGAATT CCTGGGGGATGCCTGCGAGTATGCCAGGCGACTTTGGCGACAATCAGCCTAGCGCTGCCCCTGCGCAGCAGACTTTCCCATCGTCAGGTGGTTTCCGTCTTGGAGgagacgaagaacaaggtcAAGGCCATCCGACTGGTGCTCCAGGAAGGAATGGCTACCAGACGATTGGATAA
- a CDS encoding hypothetical protein (Match to ESTs gb|CF188813.1|CF188813, gb|CF188812.1|CF188812; HMMPfam hit to UMP1, Proteasome maturation factor UMP1, score: 48.0, E(): 2.6e-11), which translates to MSFRVVPPTAQTSTDPHVVSTQATVHPISGTHDTFRHGLKSAAQSVAAGTTSPLQARLEKWSQTQTQLQQNIQRSTFGLAVPLKQAMEVKLVSESLHNPLLEQSTLSGLPIGGSHNLSLEILQGRDESLDADEFMGGSQSMAEVLDVNGALERKRGI; encoded by the exons ATG TCCTTCCGCGTAGTCCCTCCCACAGCTCAGACATCCACCGACCCTCATGTCGTTTCTACTCAG GCTACTGTCCACCCCATCTCTGGAACACATGACACTTTCCGACACGGCTTGAAATCTGCTGCTCAAAGTGTGGCCGCCGGTACAACAAGCCCCCTTCAAGCCCGGTTGGAGAAG TGGTCtcaaacccaaacccaactTCAACAAAACATCCAACGCAGCACGTTTGGACTTGCCGTCCCTTTGAAGCAAGCCATGGAAGTCAAGCTTGTCTCTGAA TCGCTGCATAATCCCCTTTTAGAACAATCTACTCTTTCCGGGCTCCCCATTGGCGGATCGCACAATCTCTCCCTCGAGATACTTCAAGGTCGGGATGAAAGCCTTGACGCCGACGAATTTATGGGAGGAAGTCAGTCGATGGCAGAGGTTCTAGATGTCAACGGCGCattggaaaggaaaagagggataTAA
- a CDS encoding hypothetical protein (Match to ESTs gb|CF192495.1|CF192495, gb|CF191803.1|CF191803, gb|CF190461.1|CF190461; HMMPfam hit to Pkinase, Protein kinase domain, score: 141.2, E(): 2.3e-39) yields MTSMDLRVGGKYRIGKKIGSGSFGDIYLGVNIVSGEEVAIKLESVKAKHPQLEYESKVYKTLAGGVGIPFVRWYGTECDYNAMVLDLLGPSLEDLFNFCNRKLSLKTVLLLADQLISRVEYIHSRNFIHRDIKPDNFLMGVGKRGNQVNVIDFGLAKKYRDPKTHLHIPYRENKNLTGTARYTSINTHLGVEQSRRDDLESLGYVLMYFLRGQLPWQGLKAATKKQKYDRIMEKKMTTPTEVLCRGFPHEFAIYLNYCRSLRFDDKPDYSYLRKLFRDLFIREGFQYDYVFDWSLQPGVKSSGATGEDGLQAQDNQRQLRSQTKARDTGGW; encoded by the exons ATGACTTCCATGGACCTTCGAGTGGGAGGAAAGTACAGGATtggcaagaagattggcAGTGGTTCATTCG GTGATATCTACCTTGGTGTCAATATCGTTTCCGGCGAAGAGGTCGCTATCAAACTTGAGTCTGTCAAGGCCAAGCACCCCCAGCTCGAATACGAGTCCAAGGTGTACAAGACTCTTGCAGGTGGTGTTGGTATCCCTTTCGTCAGGTGGTATGGAACTGAATGCGACTACAACGCCATGGTGCTTGATTTGTTGGGCCCCTCCCTTGAGGATTTATTCAACTTCTGCAACCGCAAACTCAGCCTCAAGACTGTTCTTTTGCTAGCCGATCAGCTTATCTCTCGAGTTGAGTATATTCACTCTCGTAACTTTATTCATCGAGATATCAAACCCGACAATTTCTTGATGGGTGTTGGAAAGCGTGGAAACCAAGTGAATGTGATTGACTTCGGATTGGCTAAGAAATACCGAGACCCCAAGACACACCTGCACATCCCTTACAGGGAGAACAAGAATCTTACTGGTACTGCGCGATACACTTCTATCAACACCCATTTGGGTGTAGAGCAATCTCGTCGAGATGATCTTGAGTCATTGGGCTATGTCTTGATG TACTTCCTCCGTGGCCAACTTCCTTGGCAGGGTCTGAAGGCTGCTACCAAGAAGCAGAAGTATGACCGCATCATGGAGAAGA AAATGACTACTCCTACCGAAGTCCTGTGTCGAGGTTTCCCCCATGAATTTGCCATCTATCTCAACTACTGCCGCTCTCTTCGATTCGACGACAAGCCGGACTATTCTTATCTCCGCAAGCTTTTCCGTGACTTGTTTATTCGGGAGGGATTTCAGTATGACTACGTCTTTGACTGGTCTTTGCAGCCGGGGGTGAAGAGCTCTGGTGCCACTGGTGAGGACGGATTGCAGG CGCAGGATAACCAACGACAACTCAGGAGTCAGACTAAAGCCAGGGACACCGGTGGTTGGTAA
- a CDS encoding hypothetical protein (Match to ESTs gb|CF191430.1|CF191430, gb|CF193341.1|CF193341, gb|CF193340.1|CF193340; HMMPfam hit to Arf, ADP-ribosylation factor family, score: 368.3, E(): 1e-107), which yields MGLSLSRIYSSLSSLAFWGKDKEVRILMVGLDSAGKTTILYRLQIGEVVSTIPTIGFNVETVSYKNINFQVWDLGGQSSIRPYWRCYYANTQAIIYVIDSSDTSRLATSRSELLTMLSEDELKSVPVLVFANKQDVEGALSPGEISDKLGLAGQEKGREWSVRGSCAIKGDGLEEGLDWLVNTIQK from the exons ATGGGTCTCTCGCTCTCCCGCATATACAGCTCGCTCTCGTCCCTCGCGTTCTGGgggaaggacaaggaagtCAGGATATTGATGGTCGGATTAGATTCAGCAGGCAAGACCACCATCCTGTACAGGCTCCAG ATCGGGGAAGTCGTCTCTACCATCCCCA CAATCGGTTTCAACGTTGAAACAGTCTCCTACAAGAACATCAACTTCCAGGTATGGGATCTCGGCGGACAGTCCAGTATCAGACCATATTGGAGATGCTACTACGCCAATACCCAG GCTATAATCTATGTGATTGACTCTTCTGATACCTCCCGTCTCGCCACTTCTCGCTCCGAGCTTCTCACCATGTTATCAGAGGACGAGCTCAAATCTGTGCCCGTCTTAGTGTTTGCAAATAAGCAGGACGTTGAGGGTGCGTTGAGCCCGGGGGAGATCAGTGACAAGCTTGGTTTGGCAGGgcaggaaaagggaagagaatggAGTGTGAGGGGAAGTTGCGCCATAAAGGGCGAtggattggaagaaggcCTTGACTG GCTTGTCAACACAATACAGAAATGA
- a CDS encoding hypothetical protein (Match to ESTs gb|CF189734.1|CF189734, gb|CF186094.1|CF186094, gb|CF189733.1|CF189733; HMMPfam hit to Bap31, B-cell receptor-associated protein 31-like, score: 84.1, E(): 3.6e-22) — translation MTLYYSICFVLLMAELSLFCTIVCPMPFAIRKKMFHFLSENPVVAKIQYGLKITFIFVAVLFVDALQRMVRIAQEGATAKMKQDMTDARTETNYAARRFYAQRNLYLTGATLFLSLLLARVFYIILDFIQVQESYTALQAKTAKASGAAGENEELRNRIAELEAKERDFETLKKQASQQNAEYGRLADEHNRAAGAVSDKKAD, via the exons ATGACA CTCTACTACTCCA TATGcttcgtcctcctcatGGCAGAGCTCTCGCTCTTCTGCACGATCGTCTGCCCCATGCCGTTCGCAATCCGCAAAAA GATGTTCCATTTCCTGAGCGAGAATCCTGTC GTAGCGAAAATTCAGTACGGG CTGAAAATCACATTCAT ATTTGTCGCGGTCCTCTTTGTGGACGCCCTTCAAAGGATGGTTAGGATTGCGCAGGAGG GCGCGACGGCCAAGATGAAGCAGGACATGACAGATGCCAGGACCGAGACTAATTA CGCCGCTCGACGATTCTATGCCCAGCGAAACT TGTACTTGACCGGTGCtacccttttcctttccctcctcctcgcccgCGTCTTTTACATCATCCTTGACTTTATCCAAGTCCAAGAAAGCTATACTGCTCTTCAAGCAAAGACGGCCAAGGCCAGTGGTGCGGctggtgagaatgaagagttgaggaaCAGAATTGCCGAGTTGGAGGCAAAAGAGCGTGATTTCG AAACTCTCAAGAAGCAAGCTTCGCAACAGAATGCCGAGTATGGCCGCCTGGCTGATGAGCACAATCGGGCT GCTGGCGCCGTATCGGACAAGAAGGCAGATTAG
- a CDS encoding hypothetical protein (HMMPfam hit to Helicase_C, Helicase conserved C-terminal domain, score: 93.5, E(): 5.4e-25), producing MASTARAKSVRNILMELRKVCQHPYLSAPELEIFDLPLEEQHRQLLNASGKLQFLKLLLPKLIARGHRILLFSQFKMALDRNFLYGENVKHLRLDGDTQQAQRQKYMDQFNAPNSDYHIFLLTTRAGGVGINLASADTVILHDPDFNPHQDQQAIARAYRYGQEKRVLVFKLMIKGSVEETIINKGKRKMVLDHLVVQQMGKETEENDFEDLFLKGVEGMYSGQGGINIPDINYNSKNVDELIDRVEADAEAEAKAMAERERQDKNGVVKQMKSKQGVPFQFSRIWEADKNELIHDEVQDTVKDEEEEEDVDWEQLMVAVQAERQLRLQKEMEESRIRRKLKSKEGVYKIDDDFEVDEKKRRKNKGKGKGVELSSSDAEYMDGGLSDNGSATDIPDIDLETLKDDLSIDPIVAKSSGGVKRKRSKKILDNVFNQSTAPHVCPRSSLSHVSTSETPPGSLTTYPAQPGLSLIEPRQNNTAQYSSLSKTGLSGSMLSANAPEEANDTFSSSKKRNPVDFAQARQTHPPIHSVRPPIEIIAAQNIVQWLFLIIRELAWGHHIGHWATLGVREIPAEKRKRLYCIIAADVDGYLRRFRQTPYFLEREQREAVERLLDSGWPIIPDISALIAVPEKAAVLIDPPFPVSGSGHRESTYASMPPAPPKYVSETSEILRGATAPEISENDGNTGDAAKTSSNSVTSQGTVSMPPAPPKYVPEAQAILPDATPPETPENNENTGGAAKSLLSYETSRDTVSLPDIRGPGAAVLPSSFKEKEDIQNRSDTTSAGGHSIPLAPQILEQTLHSPVQMPTLVASTPSLSTEIAPVEISQSAHISNGSPSVSRQPGHVTPTHSTGSSLPELNLQTNGVNDIHKSSEAASASEPAPLAHTSEPALIQSSLKIPSGLPIQLSSSQAVKGTLPSSSRQSSEIIVADSSGEPGRCEYCLEDGHRLQDCQRMYSVEILEKAFLAIKQSNLSEGQKRRDLETLDRLKSFMIKAGKLQKDYHFPESSFVAVMSNRSPSSNACHSSVPEPGAQGQLTIDKDTRNEGKRDISASERPLRACIQATGDRKSLKRKIRKLKEKIDGLTKAPGEPQTDKQQMERIMLRKMQSSLFDCYKKWPKERPSDL from the exons ATGGCCTCAACAGCTCGCGCAAAGAGCGTGAGGAACATCCTCATGGAG CTAAGGAAAGTTTGCCAACACCCGTATCTATCTGCACCAGAACTGGAAATATTCGATTTACCCTTAGAGGAGCAGCATAGACAGCTTCTCAACGCCAGCGGGAAACTCCAGTTTCTGAAATTGCTTCTGCCGAAGTTGATTGCCAGGGGGCATAGAATTCTACTCTTTAGTCAA TTCAAAATGGCACTGGACCGGA ATTTCCTATATGGCGAAAATGTTAAGCACCTGCGCCTTGACGGGGATACCCAGCAAGCACAAAGGCAAAAGTATATGGACCAATTCAATGCGCCTAACTCAGATTATCATATATTTCTTCTTACAACAAGAGCTGGGGGCGTGGGGATCAATTTGGCCTCCGCAGACACAGTCATTCTACACGACCCCGATTTCAATCCTCATCAGGACCAGCAG GCCATTGCGAGAGCGTATAGGTACGGGCAGGAAAAGAGGGTACTCGTATTCAAGTTAATGATCAAAGGAAGCGTGGAAG AAACTATCATAAACAAAGGCAAAAGAAAGATGGTATTGGACCACCTGGTCGTCCAACAAATGGGCAAAGAAACCGAAGAAAATGATTTCGAGGACTTGTTTCTTAAAGGGGTCGAAGGCATGTACTCTGGCCAGGGCGGCATCAACATACCTGATATCAATTACAACTCTAAGAATGTCGACGAACTCATTGACAGGGTTGAAGCTGACGCTGAGGCAGAAGCCAAGGCCATGGCAGAACGTGAGAGACAGGATAAGAATGGAGTAGTCAAGCAGATGAAGTCAAAGCAAGGTGTTCCATTCCAATTCTCAAGGATTTGGGAGGCTGATAAAAACGAGTTGATCCATGATGAGGTGCAGGACACcgtgaaagatgaagaagaagaggaggatgtggacTGGGAACAACTGATGGTGGCCGTTCAAGCTGAGCGTCAACTACGACTtcagaaggagatggaagagagcaGAATTAGGAGAAAGCTGAAGTCAAAGGAAGGAGTCTATAAAATCGACGATGATTTCGAAGTTgacgaaaagaaaagaagaaagaataAGGGGAAAGGCAAGGGGGTTGAACTGTCATCTTCAGACGCAGAGTATATGGATGGTGGATTGAGCGACAATGGCTCTGCAACTGATATACCTGACATAGACCTGGAAACTTTGAAAGACGACTTATCGATTGACCCCATAGTCGCAAAGTCGTCAGGTGGAgtcaaaaggaaaaggtccAAAAAGATCCTTGATAATGTCTTCAATCAATCCACGGCACCACATGTTTGCCCCCGAAGTTCGCTTTCTCACGTTAGTACCAGTGAAACTCCTCCTGGAAGCTTAACGACTTATCCCGCTCAACCCGGACTTTCTTTAATCGAACCACGGCAAAATAACACAGCGCAATACTCAAGTCTATCCAAGACAGGGCTTTCTGGATCAATGCTGTCCGCTAATGCGCCTGAAGAAGCGAACGacactttttcttcttcaaaaaaGAGAAACCCAGTTGACTTTGCTCAAGCAAGGCAGACGCATCCTCCAATTCATAGTGTCAGACCCCCTATCGAGATCATTGCTGCTCAAAATATCGTCCAATGGCTTTTTCTGATAATCCGGGAGCTTGCTTGGGGTCATCACATAGGGCACTGGGCTACATTGGGCGTACGCGAAATACCCGcggaaaagagaaaaaggctCTATTGTATCATCGCGGCGGATGTCGACGGTTATCTTCGTCGCTTCCGACAAACCCCGTATTTTCTGGAGCGAGAGCAACGTGAGGCTGTTGAGAGATTACTGGATAGTGGGTGGCCCATCATACCTGACATTTCTGCTCTGATAGCAGTGCCAGAAAAGGCGGCTGTTCTCATTGATCCGCCATTTCCAGTCAGTGGCTCGGGGCATAGAGAAAGCACATATGCCTCCATGCCTCCTGCACCTCCAAAGTATGTGTCAGAGACTTCGGAAATCTTGCGTGGAGCTACAGCGCCTGAGATTTCTGAGAATGATGGAAATACTGGTGATGCTGCCAAAACATCTTCGAATTCTGTGACCTCTCAAGGTACTGTATCTATGCCTCCTGCACCTCCAAAGTATGTGCCAGAGGCTCAGGCAATCCTGCCCGATGCTACGCCTCCTGAGACCCCGGAGAACAATGAAAATACTGGTGGTGCTGCCAAATCGCTTTTGAGCTATGAAACCTCTCGAGATACCGTATCTTTACCCGATATTAGAGGACCAGGAGCTGCCGTgctcccttcctctttcaaagagaaggaagatatTCAGAACAGGTCTGATACAACGAGCGCTGGGGGCCACAGCATCCCACTGGCTCCACAAATTCTCGAGCAGACCCTGCATTCCCCTGTCCAAATGCCAACGCTCGTTGCTTCAACTCCATCTCTGTCTACTGAAATAGCACCTGTCGAAATCTCTCAATCTGCACATATATCAAATGGGTCCCCTAGTGTATCACGTCAGCCCGGGCATGTGACTCCGACGCATTCCACTggttcttctctccctgaATTGAATCTTCAAACCAATGGCGTAAATGATATTCACAAAAGCAGTGAAGCAGCCTCTGCCTCAGAACCTGCACCACTGGCCCATACCTCTGAACCTGCATTGATTCAGTCATCTCTGAAAATTCCGTCTGGATTGCCTATCCAATTATCGTCATCACAAGCCGTCAAGGGGACACTTCCCTCGTCTTCACGACAATCCTCCGAGATTATCGTCGCTGACAGCAGCGGTGAGCCTGGCCGCTGTGAATACTGCCTTGAGGATGGCCACAGGTTACAGGACTGTCAGCGGATGTATAGCGTAGAAATTCTAGAAAAAGCTTTTCTTGCAATTAAGCAATCGAATTTATCGGAGGGACAAAAG CGTAGGGATCTTGAGACACTTGACAGATTGAAGAGCTTCATGATAAAAGCCGGAAAATTACAAAAGGACTATCATTTTCCTGAATCAAGTTTCGTTGCTGTCATGAGTAACAgatctccctcttccaatgCCTGTCACTCAAGTGTGCCCGAGCCTGGTGCTCAAGGTCAGCTAACAATTGATAAGGACACTCGAAATGAGGGTAAACGCGACATATCTGCGTCTGAAAG ACCTCTCCGTGCTTGCATCCAGGCCACCGGCGATAGAAAATCCctgaaaaggaaaatcAGGAAGCTGAAGGAAAAAATTGATGGGTTAACAAAAGCCCCGGGGGAGCCTCAAACCGATAAGCAGCAGATGGAAAGGATAATGTTGAGAAAGATGCAGTCATCACTTTTTGATTGCTACAAAAAA TGGCCTAAAGAACGGCCGTCAGATCTCTGA